Proteins encoded together in one Anguilla anguilla isolate fAngAng1 chromosome 9, fAngAng1.pri, whole genome shotgun sequence window:
- the LOC118234960 gene encoding acidic fibroblast growth factor intracellular-binding protein B-like: protein MSMELDVFVGNTTLLDDEVYELWLDGYPVSDAVQARAEAGVLRQWDPSPEVLLSDTTDQYRTFQMCERLLHCPTKLANQLLFQIPAHRQAVLIERYYAFDSALARDLLGKKLSKGTKKDLDDISARTGVTLKSCRRQFDNFRRVFKVVEELKGPLVENIQHHFLLPDRLARDYAAVV, encoded by the exons ATGTCGATGGAACTGGACGTGTTCGTGGGGAATACGACTCTACTGGACGACGAGGTCTACGAACTATGGCTGGACGGCTACCCAG tgagtGATGCAGTGCAGGCGAGGGCAGAGGCCGGGGTGCTGCGGCAGTGGGACCCCAGTCCAGAGGTGTTGCTTAGCGACACCACGGACCAGTACAGGACCTTTCAGATGTGCGAGCGGCTCCTCCACTGCCCCACCAagctggccaatcagctgctgTTCCAGATCCCCGCCCACCGCCAGGCCGTGCTCATCGAGAG GTATTATGCATTTGATAGCGCATTGGCACGGGACTTACTGGGGAAGAAACTGTCCAAAGGAACCAAGAAGGACCTGGATGACATCAGCGCCAGGACGGGGGTGACTCTGAAGAGCTGCAGGaggcag TTTGATAACTTCAGGCGGGTGTTTAAAGtggtggaggagctgaagggccccctggtggagaaCATACAGCATCATTTTCTACTGCCAGACCGGCTGGCCAG GGACTACGCAGCGGTGGTG
- the LOC118235354 gene encoding coiled-coil domain-containing protein 85B-like has product MGSDCEIYKRELSKMSDKDLLAFSKEELVARLHKEESDKMSALIQRGRLMKEVNKQLQGHLLEIRELKAVNQQLQEENQELRDLCCFLDDDRLKVKVLSREWQHFGRHAAKVMREDLGGYLKKLTELERLQSALAKDNMDLKEMCLVLEEECASRSDCSPGGSAELRSLMGMVVRDLGDGSSSTGSVGSPDQLHLACSPDD; this is encoded by the coding sequence atgGGCAGCGACTGTGAGATTTACAAGCGAGAGCTGTCGAAAATGTCCGACAAGGACTTGCTGGCCTTTTCCAAAGAGGAGCTGGTGGCCCGACTTCACAAGGAAGAGTCCGACAAAATGTCAGCTCTGATACAGCGCGGACGACTTATGAAAGAGGTCAACAAACAACTACAGGGACATCTGCTCGAAATCCGGGAACTGAAAGCCGTAAACCAGCAACTTCAGGAGGAAAACCAAGAGCTACGCGACTTGTGCTGCTTCCTGGACGACGACAGGCTCAAGGTAAAGGTGCTGTCTCGCGAGTGGCAGCATTTCGGCCGCCACGCGGCCAAAGTGATGCGCGAGGACCTGGGCGGCTATCTGAAGAAGCTGACCGAGCTGGAGCGTCTGCAGAGCGCGCTGGCGAAGGACAACATGGATCTGAAAGAGATGTGCTTGGTCCTGGAGGAGGAGTGCGCCAGCAGGAGCGACTGCAGTCCCGGCGGGTCCGCGGAACTGCGGAGCCTCATGGGCATGGTGGTCCGTGACCTGGGCGACGGCAGCTCCAGCACCGGAAGCGTGGGTAGCCCGGACCAGCTCCACCTCGCGTGCTCACCTGACGACTGA
- the fosl1b gene encoding fos-related antigen 1, translated as MYRNFGNFNRGTDQSSGTGSPRTTAANSRTADPDNTTTQPQQTPPPSNPSSSLSHSLPPHHPSLLHHQQKFSLGGPANFVPSLNAITSSQDLQWLVQPSLWPQPGPSLPPPPPPLPPYPPQPALRCSPPPPLHHPALASRASMATLGSTRRRPDEQFTPEELERRRIRRERNKLAAAKCRNRRRELTDTLQNETDRLESDKAELQKEIAGLEKEKEKLELVLEAHQPICKIQSSDSDSDHSTRGRAAGGRVKTEPEDPPVAGPSRHRRPRITLPAPVTDSSTPPSPSEPESLHTPTFISTPSLTPFTASLVFTYPPAAPLEPGVPAAAHRLSPPPPSSGPLGTAHSSQKPQPCGAAHRRSSSSGDQSSDHSLNSPTLITL; from the exons ATGTACCGGAATTTCGGAAACTTCAATCGGGGCACGGACCAGTCCTCAGGAACAGGTTCACCTAGAACTACGGCAGCGAACTCCAGAACAGCGGATCCTGACAATACAACCACACAACCTCAACAG ACTCCCCCTCCTTCCaacccctcttcctccctgtctcactccctccctccccaccatccctctctcctccaccaccaGCAGAAGTTTTCGTTGGGCGGTCCAGCCAACTTTGTCCCCAGTCTCAATGCCATCACCTCCAGCCAGGACCTGCAGTGGCTCGTCCAGCCCTCTCTCTGGCCACAACCtggcccctctctcccacccccgcccccacccctgcccccgtACCCCCCCCAGCCGGCCCTGCgctgctccccaccccccccgctgcaCCACCCCGCCCTGGCGTCCAGGGCCTCCATGGCAACCTTGGGCTCGACGAGAAGACGCCCGGACGAGCAG tTTACcccggaggagctggagaggagaaggatccggagagaaagaaacaaacttGCCGCGGCCAAGTGTCGGAATCGCCGCCGGGAGCTAACGGACACCCTGCAGAAC gagACGGATCGTTTGGAGAGCGATAAGGCGGAGCTGCAGAAGGAGATCGCTGggctggagaaagagaaggagaagctgGAGCTGGTTCTGGAGGCCCACCAGCCCATCTGCAAGATCCAGAGCTCTGACTCCGACTCGGACCATAGCACCAGGGGACGCGCTGCTGGGGGCCGGGTCAAAACCGAACCCGAGGACCCCCCCGTGGCCGGCCCGTCCCGCCACCGCAGGCCGAGGATCACCCTCCCAGCCCCCGTCACCgactcctccacccccccctcgccctccgaACCCGAGTCCCTGCACACCCCCACCTTcatctccaccccctccctcacccccttcACCGCCAGCCTGGTGTTCACCtacccccccgccgcccccctgGAGCCGGGGGTCCCGGCTGCGGCTCACCGCctcagcccgccccccccctcctccggccCGCTTGGTACGGCCCACTCCTCTCAGAAGCCCCAGCCTTGCGGAGCGGCCCATCGCcgtagcagcagcagcggcgacCAATCGTCCGATCACTCCCTCAACTCCCCCACCCTCATcaccctctga